In Fluviicola taffensis DSM 16823, the following are encoded in one genomic region:
- a CDS encoding polysaccharide deacetylase family protein — MKLFKPPRLTDWVFPRLRWRFSVSEPIIFITFDDGPNPEITPFVLDLLKEYNWKATFFCVGQNALKYPELFQRITDEGHAIGNHTMQHFNALKTEKEVYLASFREFEQNHPTTLFRPPYGRIKPSIAKEIGKSHQIIMWSWLSYDYDLTVSNEKILSEATRIKKGDILVLHDNAKIAERQRELLPQLFKLLHEKGFESKPISA, encoded by the coding sequence ATGAAATTATTTAAACCTCCACGCTTAACAGATTGGGTTTTCCCAAGGTTAAGGTGGAGGTTTTCTGTTTCTGAACCAATTATCTTCATCACTTTTGATGACGGACCAAATCCAGAAATAACTCCTTTTGTTTTAGATTTATTGAAGGAATACAATTGGAAAGCAACCTTTTTCTGTGTGGGTCAAAACGCATTGAAATACCCTGAATTATTTCAACGAATTACCGATGAAGGACATGCTATTGGAAACCACACCATGCAGCATTTCAATGCACTAAAAACAGAAAAAGAAGTTTATTTAGCATCTTTTCGGGAATTTGAGCAAAATCATCCCACGACCCTTTTCAGACCACCTTATGGACGAATAAAACCAAGTATTGCGAAAGAAATTGGAAAATCCCACCAAATAATCATGTGGTCGTGGCTTTCTTACGATTATGACTTGACGGTGAGCAACGAGAAAATACTTTCAGAAGCAACTCGGATTAAAAAAGGAGATATTTTAGTACTTCACGACAATGCAAAAATTGCTGAACGGCAACGTGAATTGCTTCCGCAGTTATTCAAACTATTACACGAAAAAGGATTTGAATCGAAGCCTATTTCTGCTTAG
- a CDS encoding DUF2480 family protein — MSEIVNKIAQSGLIAVDLADYCPKNSEFAGFDFEPSLWQGLALKEKDFREYVKNFDWNQFQNKHVYLFCSVEAILPSWAFMLVSSKLVGIADSVTIGSLSEAKQKALELTINRLDVEQFLDGKLIVKGCSDIPNPEAVMSQFLVKVQPVCSSIMYGEPCSTVPIYKKPKQK, encoded by the coding sequence ATGTCTGAGATTGTCAATAAAATAGCACAAAGTGGATTAATAGCAGTTGATTTAGCTGATTATTGTCCGAAAAATTCGGAGTTTGCAGGTTTTGATTTTGAGCCTTCTTTGTGGCAAGGATTGGCGCTGAAGGAGAAAGATTTCCGTGAATACGTCAAGAATTTTGATTGGAATCAGTTTCAAAATAAGCATGTTTACTTGTTTTGCTCCGTTGAAGCGATTTTGCCTTCTTGGGCATTTATGTTGGTAAGCTCCAAGTTGGTTGGAATAGCAGATTCAGTAACTATTGGATCTCTTTCAGAAGCTAAGCAAAAAGCGTTGGAATTAACGATTAATCGATTGGATGTTGAGCAATTTTTGGATGGGAAATTGATTGTAAAAGGATGTTCTGATATCCCGAATCCAGAAGCTGTAATGTCTCAGTTTTTAGTGAAAGTTCAGCCCGTTTGTTCTAGCATTATGTATGGTGAACCTTGTTCTACCGTTCCAATTTACAAAAAGCCTAAGCAGAAATAG
- a CDS encoding heavy-metal-associated domain-containing protein: MKNALFLGITASLFLLGSCSSGEKKIISVEKKVAYKKLDPVQADRKLAIEVSGMSCEHACGGSIRMALKETGAVDRVSYDFETGRKTNTAYVTFDKSKISADKIISIIETINEKQFTTGKTSSTDIEETAKSSSPSTTVVTETKTSKINVDVSETSWKIPNVLSFFSHLIN, encoded by the coding sequence ATGAAAAACGCACTTTTTTTAGGAATTACAGCTTCCCTATTTTTACTAGGATCTTGTTCATCAGGAGAGAAAAAAATCATTTCAGTTGAGAAAAAGGTCGCTTACAAAAAATTAGATCCCGTTCAAGCTGATCGAAAATTGGCCATTGAAGTTTCGGGTATGAGTTGTGAACATGCATGCGGAGGTTCCATCCGAATGGCTTTGAAAGAAACGGGGGCTGTTGATCGTGTTTCTTACGATTTTGAAACAGGAAGAAAAACAAACACGGCTTACGTTACCTTTGATAAATCTAAAATTTCTGCCGATAAAATTATTTCCATTATCGAGACTATTAATGAAAAACAATTTACAACAGGCAAGACGAGTTCAACGGATATCGAAGAAACAGCTAAATCCAGCAGTCCTTCAACAACCGTTGTTACTGAAACAAAAACGAGTAAAATTAACGTAGACGTTTCAGAAACATCCTGGAAAATTCCAAATGTTTTATCATTTTTCTCTCATTTGATCAACTAA
- a CDS encoding alpha/beta fold hydrolase — protein sequence MKLQHRIIGEGKPLIILHGLFGSSDNWQTHAKRFSEYFQVILVDQRNHGHTDWSEEFDYDLLAADLQELISDLGFEKVNLLGHSMGGKTVMRYAQLYPDTIEKMIVVDMGLKGYPPHHQQILKGIDALNATAMDSRSAAEAILLPFVPENGTRQFLMKNLYWIEKGKLAWRMNVEVLEKEMPNILKALPEQEVLVQTLFIRGGLSNYIIDEDISDIENQFPDSSFVTIENAGHWVHAEQPEEFMNAVLEFLLR from the coding sequence ATGAAGCTGCAACATCGTATAATTGGAGAAGGAAAGCCACTGATTATTCTTCACGGACTCTTTGGTTCATCTGATAATTGGCAAACACACGCCAAACGTTTCTCAGAGTATTTTCAAGTTATTCTAGTCGATCAACGCAATCACGGTCACACCGATTGGAGTGAAGAATTTGACTATGATTTGCTTGCTGCAGATTTACAAGAACTCATCTCGGATTTAGGATTCGAAAAAGTCAATCTTTTAGGTCATTCTATGGGTGGAAAAACGGTTATGCGTTACGCACAGCTATATCCTGATACCATTGAAAAGATGATTGTGGTAGATATGGGATTAAAAGGCTATCCACCACATCACCAACAAATTTTAAAAGGAATTGATGCACTCAATGCAACAGCAATGGATTCCCGTTCTGCTGCTGAAGCGATCCTTCTTCCTTTTGTTCCAGAAAACGGAACCAGACAATTTCTCATGAAAAATCTGTATTGGATCGAAAAAGGAAAATTGGCTTGGCGTATGAATGTGGAGGTTCTTGAAAAAGAGATGCCGAACATTCTAAAAGCATTGCCCGAACAGGAAGTGCTGGTGCAAACCCTATTCATTCGCGGCGGACTATCCAATTACATCATCGATGAAGACATTTCAGACATTGAAAACCAATTCCCCGATTCTTCTTTTGTGACCATTGAAAATGCAGGACATTGGGTTCATGCCGAACAACCAGAAGAATTTATGAATGCCGTTTTGGAATTTTTGTTGAGGTAA
- a CDS encoding transposase produces MALRFQNQTMRASWWDYSNSGTYFITICTKNKSRFFGKIQEGEIQLSEVGVIALEEWLNTKELRQRMRVELHQFVVMPDHFHALITIGESEFNGKNQNVTELGSIKNNEFKSQSNNLASVVRGFKSAVTTRCKKLGIEFQWQSRYHDIIVRNSEQFERIEKYIRDNPQNYKSK; encoded by the coding sequence ATGGCTCTTCGATTTCAAAATCAGACAATGCGTGCGAGTTGGTGGGATTATTCCAATTCAGGAACCTATTTTATTACGATTTGCACGAAGAATAAAAGTCGATTCTTTGGTAAGATTCAAGAAGGTGAAATCCAATTAAGTGAAGTCGGAGTTATTGCTTTAGAAGAATGGCTTAATACAAAGGAATTAAGGCAACGAATGCGAGTAGAATTGCATCAATTTGTTGTCATGCCAGATCATTTTCATGCCTTGATAACTATTGGAGAAAGTGAGTTTAATGGAAAAAATCAGAATGTAACAGAATTAGGGAGTATTAAGAATAATGAGTTTAAGTCACAATCAAATAATTTGGCATCTGTTGTAAGAGGGTTTAAATCAGCAGTGACAACCAGATGCAAGAAGTTGGGAATAGAATTTCAATGGCAATCAAGGTACCATGACATTATTGTTAGAAATTCAGAGCAATTTGAAAGAATTGAAAAATACATTAGGGATAATCCCCAAAATTATAAATCCAAATAG
- a CDS encoding energy transducer TonB: MQFTMLILAFCCLSISFGQSIKQQNKQLEVKRDAQKKEADSLFSEDSSLKEASFDLENENIARMKNVLDEYYVTEETKFDFHSLINETNDSLIDWSQFYRYDEVSLEKLEIFQAKLGDPVVVLRLELGIGTFLAERKRMTPKQYNASLRQEISFFERISSDLKSNIIAAKKKLQVHKADSSQIAYWFQLISRTSDYCQKMRNQFPSKTKDGWICGTRDDDEGVKNLFEESETTNEVPYEKMPEFPGGWKVLKQYLTDEVEKAGVKSEDPDRKNVYVKFRINDNGEIMDALIKIAPDCFQCETEIKRIIRHMPRWIPATKGGHPVSTLYHLPIKIN, translated from the coding sequence ATGCAATTTACTATGCTGATTCTTGCTTTCTGTTGTCTGTCGATCTCTTTTGGTCAATCCATCAAACAACAGAATAAACAGTTAGAAGTGAAACGTGATGCTCAGAAGAAAGAGGCAGATTCCCTTTTTAGTGAAGATTCTTCCTTAAAAGAAGCTTCATTTGATCTGGAAAACGAAAACATAGCTCGAATGAAGAACGTATTGGACGAATATTATGTTACGGAAGAAACAAAGTTTGACTTCCATTCATTAATCAATGAAACCAATGATAGTTTAATTGATTGGAGTCAGTTTTATAGATACGATGAAGTTTCGCTGGAAAAATTGGAAATATTTCAGGCTAAATTGGGGGATCCGGTAGTAGTACTTAGATTAGAGTTGGGGATAGGGACTTTTTTGGCAGAGCGCAAAAGAATGACCCCAAAGCAATACAATGCTTCGTTGAGGCAGGAAATTTCTTTCTTTGAAAGAATAAGTTCTGATTTGAAATCCAATATAATTGCAGCAAAGAAAAAATTACAAGTTCATAAGGCAGACTCTTCTCAAATTGCTTATTGGTTTCAGTTGATTTCAAGAACAAGTGATTACTGTCAGAAAATGAGGAATCAGTTTCCGTCTAAAACGAAAGATGGCTGGATCTGCGGTACAAGAGATGATGATGAGGGTGTGAAGAACCTGTTTGAAGAGTCTGAAACAACAAACGAAGTGCCTTATGAGAAAATGCCTGAGTTTCCTGGAGGATGGAAAGTATTGAAACAGTATTTAACTGATGAGGTAGAAAAAGCAGGTGTCAAATCTGAAGATCCTGATCGCAAAAATGTCTATGTAAAATTCAGGATTAATGATAACGGGGAGATCATGGACGCGTTGATTAAAATAGCTCCTGATTGTTTTCAGTGTGAAACTGAAATAAAACGAATAATTCGGCACATGCCCCGCTGGATTCCTGCAACAAAAGGCGGGCATCCGGTGAGTACTCTATATCACCTGCCAATAAAAATCAATTAA
- a CDS encoding energy transducer TonB, with translation MRRLFLFFILLGIGLNGFGQSAKKQNQKLRSDLLLEQKKRDIDYQLFLQTRQKFDSIRKLTREMMRELSGKEKVVIKFSDQFSEMVSQLKELGEDPYSIIKPLKQAHVPLSMEAIRPIKPALSAIPVFDKIPEALLLDGFELAQQNTLLRKKIEEYTASSRVNSQGQDQMIKNIKQLEKYPMTSDSLSHVYLLLGYEFRSKGEELRERLNDLERNYIEKGPNVFPEAYQRVFPNAFTTSALEVRPLDLKKDDYAHFPGGFKELNAFISKNLRYPEKFKAATTTGRVVLKFTVSEQGNISDVRVSKGITDCKECDDEAVRLVQSMPVWIPVKIDETAVESYNTLVIRFEIQPK, from the coding sequence ATGAGACGGTTATTTTTATTTTTTATCCTTTTAGGAATCGGGCTTAATGGATTTGGGCAATCTGCTAAAAAACAGAATCAGAAACTTCGTTCTGACCTGCTTTTGGAACAAAAGAAACGAGATATTGATTACCAGCTTTTTTTACAAACCAGACAGAAGTTTGACTCCATTCGGAAATTGACCCGAGAAATGATGCGTGAATTATCGGGTAAAGAGAAAGTTGTTATAAAGTTCTCAGATCAATTTTCTGAAATGGTTTCACAGCTGAAAGAATTGGGAGAAGATCCGTACAGCATTATTAAACCATTGAAACAAGCCCATGTCCCACTTTCTATGGAAGCGATTAGACCAATCAAGCCAGCTTTGAGTGCTATACCAGTATTTGATAAGATACCTGAAGCACTTCTTTTGGATGGATTTGAACTGGCACAACAAAACACATTATTGCGTAAAAAAATAGAGGAGTATACTGCTTCCTCACGCGTCAATTCACAGGGCCAGGATCAGATGATTAAGAATATCAAACAGCTGGAAAAATATCCGATGACTTCGGATTCATTATCGCACGTGTATTTACTACTTGGATATGAATTTCGTTCTAAAGGTGAAGAATTAAGAGAAAGGCTGAACGATCTGGAAAGAAACTATATAGAAAAAGGACCAAATGTGTTTCCGGAAGCCTATCAAAGAGTTTTTCCTAATGCATTTACAACATCGGCTTTAGAAGTAAGACCGTTAGATTTAAAAAAAGATGATTATGCCCATTTTCCTGGAGGTTTTAAGGAGTTGAATGCCTTTATTTCTAAAAACCTGCGCTATCCGGAAAAGTTCAAAGCTGCAACAACGACAGGCAGGGTAGTTTTGAAATTTACAGTTTCTGAGCAAGGAAATATATCTGATGTTAGAGTAAGTAAAGGGATTACGGATTGTAAAGAATGTGACGATGAAGCTGTTCGTTTGGTACAATCCATGCCTGTTTGGATTCCTGTAAAGATTGATGAAACAGCTGTTGAATCGTACAATACATTGGTTATTCGATTTGAAATACAACCGAAATAA
- a CDS encoding energy transducer TonB: MKSFLFFLYLIISSLVFSQSAKKLNKQLLAEFALEQQKQDSALAIFTETKREFDSISILTTQKIDLLADKERIARSPYLELFELTNLLKQLGTDPNTLIPIDSKITDLPDYRRSFLPIKELVKRDVTFEKVSSRLYLEMFKRKEQNKMLTEKLNEYRIHTVSNGDKHRELEGINKKLNAFSPRVDSLIDLYQRLGEQLIVQKSKLENKLYELQANYIQKGPKGFSEAYQRIFLDGSPQNQEATPYVGHIIRQEGAQDVFPIDKPDSGSIKSNPVVPTFYEFVDEPAQFPGGNSAMLKYLGENIHYPEIASELGISASKLFVRFRVSDQGVISDIKVIKGVANCPECDAEYIRVIKAMPNWIPGKIDGKAVNSVLSFPIQIHLN; encoded by the coding sequence ATGAAATCATTCCTATTCTTTTTGTATTTAATTATTAGTTCACTCGTTTTCAGTCAATCAGCTAAAAAGTTGAACAAACAACTGCTTGCTGAGTTTGCTCTCGAACAACAAAAACAAGATTCTGCGTTAGCTATTTTCACCGAAACAAAGCGCGAATTTGATTCTATCAGCATACTGACAACTCAAAAGATTGATCTCTTAGCAGACAAAGAACGCATTGCTCGGTCGCCTTATTTGGAACTTTTTGAATTAACGAATCTATTGAAGCAATTGGGAACTGATCCAAATACTTTAATTCCAATAGATTCGAAAATAACGGATCTTCCAGATTACAGACGATCGTTTCTGCCCATCAAAGAACTAGTGAAAAGGGATGTGACATTCGAGAAAGTATCGAGCCGACTTTATTTGGAGATGTTCAAAAGAAAGGAACAGAATAAGATGTTAACAGAGAAATTGAATGAATACCGTATTCACACGGTTTCTAATGGAGATAAACACCGAGAATTGGAAGGTATCAACAAGAAATTGAATGCCTTTTCGCCGAGAGTAGATTCCTTAATAGACCTCTATCAACGATTGGGAGAACAATTAATCGTACAGAAATCGAAATTAGAAAATAAGTTGTATGAATTACAGGCCAATTACATCCAAAAAGGTCCCAAAGGATTTTCGGAGGCTTACCAACGAATTTTTCTAGATGGATCTCCACAGAATCAGGAAGCAACACCTTATGTAGGACACATCATAAGACAAGAAGGCGCGCAAGATGTTTTTCCAATAGATAAGCCAGATTCAGGTTCAATCAAAAGCAACCCCGTAGTACCAACTTTCTATGAATTTGTGGATGAACCTGCTCAGTTTCCAGGAGGAAATTCAGCGATGTTAAAGTATTTGGGTGAGAATATACATTACCCAGAAATAGCTTCGGAATTGGGGATTTCGGCTTCGAAACTATTTGTTCGTTTTAGGGTAAGTGATCAAGGAGTTATTTCTGATATAAAAGTGATAAAGGGAGTTGCTAATTGTCCGGAATGTGATGCAGAGTATATTCGAGTAATTAAAGCAATGCCGAATTGGATACCCGGTAAAATTGATGGAAAAGCGGTAAATTCCGTGCTCAGTTTCCCGATTCAGATTCATTTGAATTAG
- a CDS encoding energy transducer TonB, with product MKTRLIILILLMNGVAFGQSAKKVNKQLRNQLIIERHKQDSAYAIFVKDKTHLENLRKSINKKISGQLLGEEHNANRIAYAFENTSEELKILGIDPDKLVSDSLIPVSPYVTTREFLRLKGYALNAFVSFDMEGRDGSDFDQYKIKEQNLRLNELVTSYQYKFTTHLSNYRVQRKFIVELETFEPSIDRLLVLYKELIVRLNKENQVLIDKLNELETNYIKNGPKNFPDVYKQIFPYAHLEPVKVSEPIELKLVEEDILLPPDDLVNVVTDEPITDHNSYRRYNQEPVIYDIVEDPASFPGGLEKLKIYLLDQIVYPSKVKEEGITGKVYLRFVVSDEGEISNVKVLRGVSNCSECDKEALRVLKKMPNWIPAKIGGKYVHSHFNLPITFKL from the coding sequence ATGAAAACTCGTTTAATCATCTTAATTCTTCTAATGAATGGTGTTGCTTTCGGCCAATCTGCTAAAAAGGTGAACAAACAGCTTCGTAATCAATTAATTATTGAACGGCACAAACAAGATTCTGCGTATGCGATTTTTGTAAAAGATAAAACTCACCTCGAAAATCTAAGAAAAAGTATCAATAAGAAAATCTCTGGACAATTATTAGGTGAAGAACACAATGCGAATAGAATTGCTTATGCATTTGAGAATACATCGGAGGAATTAAAAATACTTGGAATTGATCCAGATAAATTGGTTTCTGATTCATTAATTCCTGTCAGCCCGTATGTAACAACTCGTGAGTTTCTTAGGCTGAAAGGATACGCCTTGAATGCTTTTGTAAGCTTTGATATGGAAGGACGTGACGGATCAGACTTTGATCAATACAAAATCAAAGAACAGAATTTGAGACTAAATGAATTGGTGACTAGTTATCAGTACAAGTTTACTACGCATCTAAGCAACTATCGTGTACAACGGAAATTTATCGTAGAACTTGAAACTTTCGAACCTTCAATAGATCGATTACTAGTGCTTTACAAAGAGTTGATTGTGCGTTTGAACAAGGAAAATCAGGTTTTAATTGATAAATTGAACGAATTGGAAACCAATTACATTAAAAATGGTCCTAAAAATTTTCCCGATGTTTACAAGCAGATTTTCCCGTATGCACATCTTGAACCTGTGAAAGTATCTGAACCGATTGAACTCAAACTAGTAGAAGAGGATATTCTTCTCCCTCCTGACGATTTAGTAAATGTTGTCACCGATGAACCTATAACTGATCATAATTCTTACCGTAGGTATAATCAAGAACCAGTAATTTATGATATCGTTGAAGATCCAGCTTCGTTTCCTGGAGGATTGGAAAAATTGAAAATATACCTTTTAGATCAGATTGTTTATCCATCAAAAGTGAAAGAAGAAGGAATTACGGGTAAGGTATACTTGCGTTTTGTTGTTTCAGACGAAGGAGAGATTTCCAATGTAAAAGTTTTAAGAGGAGTTTCCAATTGTTCGGAATGTGATAAGGAAGCATTGCGTGTCTTGAAGAAAATGCCAAACTGGATTCCAGCAAAGATCGGCGGTAAATACGTGCATTCTCATTTCAACTTACCAATCACATTTAAACTGTAA
- the paaZ gene encoding phenylacetic acid degradation bifunctional protein PaaZ, giving the protein MIQVKNYICGQWTAGEGEEQKIYNAITGDQIGGVSSAGLDYEAILNYGRTVGGKQLRKMTFQERGRMLKALALFLMDRKNAYYEVSSWTGATKVDSWIDIEGGIGNLFANASLRRQFPDLPYYVDGTAAPMSKNGTFIGHHIMVPKQGVAIHINAFNFPVWGMLEKIAVNLMAGVPAIVKPSEYTSFLTEVVVKDIIDSKILPEGALQLVSGFGRGIIDHVSNQDVVTFTGSAFTGRKLKAHPQLLEESVPFNLEADSLNAMVLGQKAAPGTEEFDIFVKEVTKEITIKAGQKCTAVRRILVPEDFIEEVQKGVAARLASTTIGDPKVEGVRMGSLISRLQVERVRENVEILAKSQKIVYGNMDQFDVVGADKDKGAFFSPILFLNDSPFDKQDVHNVEAFGPVSTIMPYKDLDQAIELTKLGKGSLVTTIVTADDKEAREFVVEAACVNGRILVLNKDCAKESTGHGSPMPLLTHGGPGRAGGGEEMGGKRGVMHYLQRTAIQGHPTTITEITQQYQQGAKGNISSIHPFKKHYEELEVGDQLITDSRLITSEDIDAFAALSGDNFYAHKRETNFTGTMFDQQVAHGYLIMSISAGLFVDSYEINPVLLNYGIDELRFTKPVYPGANIHIRFTCKEKISTDVTPNEEDPKTLIQRGVVKWLVEMLDDTDEPLVGIATILTMVKRLDQSK; this is encoded by the coding sequence ATGATACAGGTTAAGAATTATATATGCGGTCAATGGACAGCAGGTGAAGGTGAAGAACAAAAAATTTACAATGCCATTACTGGCGATCAAATTGGCGGTGTTTCAAGTGCTGGATTGGATTACGAAGCAATTTTGAACTACGGAAGAACCGTTGGTGGAAAACAATTGCGCAAAATGACTTTTCAGGAACGCGGGCGTATGTTGAAGGCTTTGGCTTTGTTTTTAATGGATCGCAAAAATGCTTATTACGAAGTTTCGTCTTGGACAGGGGCTACAAAAGTGGATTCTTGGATTGATATCGAAGGTGGAATTGGGAATTTGTTTGCGAATGCATCATTGAGAAGACAATTCCCAGATTTACCTTACTATGTTGATGGTACCGCTGCACCCATGTCTAAAAACGGAACTTTTATCGGACATCACATCATGGTTCCCAAGCAAGGAGTTGCCATTCATATCAATGCATTTAACTTTCCTGTTTGGGGAATGCTGGAAAAAATAGCGGTGAATTTGATGGCTGGAGTTCCTGCAATTGTGAAACCTTCCGAGTATACAAGTTTCCTTACAGAGGTCGTAGTGAAAGATATTATTGATTCAAAAATACTTCCAGAAGGAGCTTTGCAATTGGTCTCTGGATTTGGTAGAGGAATTATTGATCATGTGTCGAATCAAGATGTGGTGACTTTTACTGGAAGTGCTTTTACTGGTCGAAAATTAAAAGCTCATCCACAATTGTTGGAAGAATCGGTTCCTTTCAATTTGGAAGCTGATTCATTGAATGCAATGGTTTTGGGACAGAAAGCGGCTCCAGGAACTGAAGAGTTTGATATTTTCGTTAAAGAAGTAACGAAAGAAATTACAATTAAAGCAGGTCAAAAATGTACAGCAGTTCGACGTATTTTGGTTCCTGAAGATTTTATCGAAGAAGTTCAAAAAGGCGTAGCAGCTCGTTTGGCTTCTACAACAATTGGTGATCCTAAGGTAGAAGGTGTACGAATGGGATCATTGATTTCAAGATTACAAGTAGAACGCGTGCGTGAGAATGTGGAAATCTTGGCGAAATCTCAAAAAATCGTTTATGGAAACATGGATCAGTTTGATGTAGTTGGCGCGGATAAAGACAAAGGAGCGTTTTTCTCTCCAATTTTGTTCCTAAATGATTCTCCATTCGACAAACAAGATGTCCACAATGTGGAAGCTTTTGGACCAGTTTCAACGATTATGCCTTACAAAGATTTGGATCAAGCAATTGAATTAACGAAACTAGGAAAAGGTTCTTTGGTGACAACGATTGTTACTGCTGACGATAAAGAAGCACGTGAATTTGTCGTTGAAGCAGCTTGCGTCAATGGTCGTATTCTCGTTCTGAATAAAGATTGTGCAAAGGAAAGTACAGGTCACGGTTCTCCAATGCCCTTGTTAACTCATGGTGGACCAGGAAGAGCTGGGGGTGGAGAAGAAATGGGTGGAAAACGTGGAGTGATGCATTATTTGCAGCGCACAGCCATTCAAGGTCATCCAACAACAATTACTGAAATTACGCAGCAGTACCAACAAGGTGCGAAAGGTAATATCAGTTCCATTCATCCATTTAAGAAACACTACGAGGAATTAGAAGTAGGTGATCAATTGATTACTGATAGCCGCTTAATTACTTCCGAAGATATTGACGCATTTGCAGCTTTGAGTGGAGATAATTTCTATGCACATAAAAGAGAGACGAATTTTACTGGAACGATGTTCGACCAACAAGTTGCGCATGGATACTTAATCATGAGTATTTCTGCAGGTTTATTTGTAGATAGTTACGAAATCAATCCAGTTCTTTTGAACTATGGAATCGATGAATTGCGTTTTACGAAACCAGTATATCCAGGAGCAAATATTCACATCCGATTTACCTGTAAGGAGAAAATCAGTACAGATGTAACTCCAAATGAGGAAGATCCAAAAACACTGATCCAACGTGGAGTAGTAAAATGGTTGGTTGAAATGTTGGACGACACAGACGAACCATTGGTAGGAATTGCAACCATCTTGACGATGGTGAAGCGTTTGGATCAGTCGAAATGA
- a CDS encoding MotA/TolQ/ExbB proton channel family protein: MSKTKTGGGFSSLVASLSIAIALGIGFLIYYFILGDPSHFVNGDVNEHPIDGNTLGTVYKGGIIVPFLMAVNLIVVIFSIERFISISKTKGRGNINNFVENIKSLMDANDLEGAIEECDKQKGSLANVIRAGLEKYESVKNDSTLDKEQKSEVLKAEIEEAISLELPMMSKNLVVISTCVSVGTLIGLIGTVLGMIKSFQAMGEGTPDTTKLSVGISEALINTFLGIFASTLATVMYNFFNTKIDQMTHAMDEAGFAIVQNFNANN, translated from the coding sequence ATGAGCAAGACAAAAACAGGAGGAGGTTTTTCATCATTAGTTGCCTCATTATCTATTGCGATCGCATTAGGAATCGGATTTTTAATCTATTATTTCATCTTGGGAGATCCAAGTCACTTCGTAAATGGTGATGTAAATGAGCATCCAATTGATGGTAACACATTAGGAACTGTATACAAAGGGGGTATTATCGTACCATTCTTGATGGCAGTTAACTTAATCGTTGTTATTTTCTCGATTGAGCGTTTTATCAGTATTTCAAAAACGAAAGGTCGTGGTAACATCAACAATTTCGTTGAGAACATCAAGTCTTTAATGGATGCTAACGATTTAGAAGGTGCTATTGAAGAGTGTGACAAACAAAAAGGGTCTTTGGCGAACGTTATTCGCGCAGGTCTAGAGAAATACGAATCAGTGAAAAACGATTCAACGCTAGATAAAGAGCAAAAATCAGAAGTTTTAAAAGCTGAAATCGAAGAAGCAATTTCATTGGAGCTTCCAATGATGTCTAAAAACTTAGTTGTTATCTCTACGTGTGTATCTGTTGGTACATTGATCGGTTTGATCGGAACGGTATTGGGGATGATTAAATCATTCCAGGCGATGGGTGAAGGTACACCAGATACTACTAAATTATCAGTAGGTATTTCTGAGGCCTTGATCAACACGTTCTTGGGTATCTTTGCATCTACATTGGCAACTGTTATGTACAACTTCTTCAACACGAAGATTGATCAAATGACACATGCAATGGATGAAGCAGGATTTGCTATCGTTCAAAACTTCAATGCTAATAACTAA